In Trichocoleus desertorum NBK24, the following are encoded in one genomic region:
- a CDS encoding alpha/beta hydrolase yields the protein MQIRYFATNRDRENLGRDIDRQRRIKLQKGGYHWLDMYHYMSHYLATTDTTTMPPEVIIPDSKATVFHPFLNRPAVKRIIVGVHGFNVHLHEALTSFSILADTLEHTTILGPTIITDPTTPQAAARLNDPNSNVTAFVGFSWPSNGSALDYEGDRTEAVSSATALANFIGCLRLENPSAKIHVIAHSMGNFLTCNMLQKLVNQEITPLDANDEVKKQISRRDDGGNNSFFIDRYILVAPDVERRHITQCNANGSANPKASYLGPFYGGLYHLVEESHHFYSRFDSALKMSKIEKQAFRKVVVGVKDTLTRNTSIEAQQANLWEDSLGLNPIPSVAPPNMHSHNGVTLTNREIDHCDYFDALPVAEKIAKIILSAD from the coding sequence ATGCAGATTAGATATTTTGCTACCAACCGCGATCGCGAAAACTTGGGGCGCGACATTGATCGGCAACGGCGGATTAAGCTGCAAAAAGGGGGTTATCACTGGCTAGATATGTATCACTATATGTCTCATTATCTGGCCACCACTGATACAACAACCATGCCGCCAGAAGTCATCATTCCTGATTCAAAAGCAACCGTTTTTCACCCCTTCTTAAATCGTCCCGCTGTGAAGCGCATCATTGTTGGGGTTCATGGCTTCAATGTCCATTTGCATGAAGCTTTAACTTCGTTTTCTATCCTAGCGGACACACTAGAACACACGACTATCCTTGGCCCTACGATCATTACAGATCCTACAACTCCGCAAGCTGCGGCTCGACTGAACGACCCCAATAGTAATGTGACAGCTTTTGTGGGATTTTCTTGGCCTTCAAATGGCAGCGCTTTGGACTATGAGGGTGATAGAACTGAGGCTGTCTCTTCAGCCACAGCACTCGCCAACTTCATTGGGTGCTTGCGACTGGAAAATCCTAGCGCCAAAATTCATGTCATTGCACATAGCATGGGTAACTTCTTGACCTGCAATATGCTGCAAAAGCTAGTAAACCAAGAAATTACGCCGCTGGATGCCAACGACGAAGTGAAAAAGCAAATTTCTCGACGAGATGATGGCGGGAATAACAGCTTTTTTATCGATCGCTACATTTTGGTCGCTCCGGATGTCGAGCGTCGCCATATCACCCAGTGCAATGCCAATGGCTCAGCCAACCCCAAAGCTAGTTATTTAGGCCCGTTTTATGGCGGACTATATCATCTAGTCGAAGAATCGCATCATTTCTACTCCCGATTTGATAGCGCTCTGAAGATGTCTAAAATCGAGAAACAAGCCTTTCGGAAAGTAGTGGTTGGAGTCAAAGACACCCTGACGCGCAACACCTCAATTGAAGCGCAGCAAGCCAATCTTTGGGAAGACAGTTTAGGTCTCAATCCCATTCCTAGTGTGGCCCCGCCTAATATGCACTCTCATAATGGTGTGACCTTGACCAACCGTGAAATTGATCACTGTGATTATTTTGATGCTCTGCCAGTTGCCGAAAAAATAGCCAAGATTATTCTGAGCGCCGATTAA
- the yvcK gene encoding gluconeogenesis factor YvcK family protein has protein sequence MTIGLLKQALNALTQESRQRTPLRVSRWFKWLAPGLFVKRWLLLSAGGVLLTSLGLAIWVKLTPVFTLIQLVQNFLEFITEIIPSYISGPLVIIFGILLILWGQTRTLGSITEVLMPEGDEELVDVLLNHRRLNRGPKIVTVGGGTGLSTLLRGMKTYSANITAIVTVADDGGSSGRLRREIGVLPPGDIRNCLAALADEERLVTELFQYRFRAGDGLTGHSFGNLFLTAMNDITGNLEQAIAASSEVLAVRGRVLPATLSDVRLWAELADGRRIEGESSITAAQGSIVKIGCTPENPPALPRVLQAIREADYIIIGPGSLYTSVIPNLLVPEIADAIAQRKVPRIYVCNIMTQPGETQGYSVADHIQAIDAACGQRLFDAVLVQSKIPSANALIRYAQEDSEPVELDRQTVKMLGCRIVLANVMDEDERTGLVRHNSQRLAQILFRWYTRTHSL, from the coding sequence ATGACAATTGGTTTATTAAAGCAAGCCCTAAATGCCCTGACGCAGGAATCTCGCCAGCGCACGCCTTTGCGAGTTAGCCGCTGGTTCAAGTGGTTAGCACCTGGATTATTTGTTAAACGCTGGTTACTGCTGAGTGCCGGAGGGGTTCTCCTAACCAGCTTGGGCCTAGCCATCTGGGTTAAGCTAACCCCAGTTTTTACCCTGATTCAGCTAGTCCAGAACTTTCTAGAATTTATTACAGAAATTATTCCTAGCTACATTAGCGGGCCGTTGGTCATCATTTTTGGCATATTGCTAATTTTGTGGGGGCAAACCCGAACGCTCGGTTCGATCACCGAGGTGCTGATGCCCGAAGGCGATGAAGAGTTAGTCGATGTGCTGCTCAATCACCGTCGTCTCAATCGCGGGCCAAAAATTGTCACGGTGGGGGGTGGCACGGGCCTCTCTACTTTGCTGCGGGGCATGAAAACCTACAGTGCCAACATCACTGCGATCGTGACTGTAGCCGATGATGGGGGTTCTTCCGGACGGTTGCGTCGTGAAATTGGGGTGTTGCCTCCCGGAGATATTCGCAACTGTCTCGCTGCTTTAGCTGACGAAGAGAGATTGGTTACGGAGTTGTTTCAGTATCGGTTTCGGGCTGGCGATGGGCTGACAGGACACAGCTTTGGCAACTTGTTCTTAACGGCAATGAATGACATCACGGGGAACTTGGAGCAAGCGATCGCCGCCAGTTCTGAAGTTTTAGCGGTACGGGGTCGAGTTTTACCCGCGACGCTGAGTGATGTGCGCCTATGGGCCGAGTTAGCCGATGGTCGTCGGATTGAGGGCGAATCTAGCATTACCGCCGCCCAAGGCAGCATCGTCAAAATTGGTTGTACTCCAGAAAATCCCCCCGCTTTACCCCGTGTGTTACAAGCCATTCGGGAAGCAGACTACATCATTATTGGACCCGGTAGCCTTTATACCAGCGTTATTCCCAATTTGCTAGTCCCCGAAATTGCCGACGCGATCGCACAACGCAAGGTACCCCGCATTTACGTCTGCAATATTATGACGCAACCGGGAGAAACCCAAGGCTACAGCGTAGCGGATCACATTCAGGCGATCGATGCGGCTTGTGGGCAACGGCTGTTTGACGCGGTGCTGGTACAGAGCAAAATCCCCTCGGCCAACGCCTTGATTCGCTATGCTCAGGAAGATTCTGAGCCAGTGGAACTCGATCGCCAAACCGTAAAAATGCTAGGCTGCCGGATTGTCCTAGCTAATGTCATGGACGAAGATGAACGCACCGGACTCGTGCGGCACAATTCTCAACGCTTGGCTCAAATTCTGTTTCGCTGGTACACTCGCACTCACAGTTTGTAG
- the gyrA gene encoding DNA topoisomerase (ATP-hydrolyzing) subunit A, with protein sequence MSTSPERIVPTDLRNEMSRSYLEYAMSVIVGRALPDARDGLKPVHRRILYAMHELGLTADRPFRKCARVVGEVLGKYHPHGDTAVYDALVRMAQDFSMRAPLINGHGNFGSIDNDPPAAMRYTECRLQSLTMNALLRDIESDTVDFGDNFDGSQQEPLVLPAQIPQLLLNGSSGIAVGMATNIPPHNLGELVDGLTALIQNPDLSDAELIRLIPGPDFPTGGQILGTSGIREAYMTGRGSITMRGVASIETIEHRGRPDREAIIITELPYQTNKAALIEKIAEMVNEKRLEGISDIRDESDRDGMRIVIELKRDAYPRVVLNNLYKQTPIQANFGVNTLALVNGEPQTLALKQCLQVFLDFRIETIIRRTRYELRKAEDRDHMLQGLLIALTNLDTIIDLIRHAADAPTAKQELIDTYGLSEAQSDAILQMQLRRLTALEAEKIQQEHDDLQAQIANLQDILARRERILEIISTEIAQLKATHATPRRTVIEQAEGEIGDIDLIANEKALILLTEQGYIKRMPVNTFEAQSRATRGKAGTRMKEDDGVEHFITCCDHDSVLFFSDRGVVYCLKAYQIPVGSRTSRGMPVVQMLPIPRDEKITSIVPVSEFSSDEYLVMLTCGGFIKKTALSAFSNIRTNGLIAISLEEGDQLRWVRRARVEDSIIIGSSQGMAIHFRANNDQLRPLGRATRGVKSMNLRPGDQLISMDILPASVVANIASGPEVEEEEELETEEAVLAETQGPWVLVVTSSGYGKRVPVSQFRLQNRAGKGTIATKFKSRRAVDKLVALRVVNEEDELMIITSRGIIIRQAIKAISSQSRAATGVRVQRLDGDDAIAAVALVPPSAEGADEEIEE encoded by the coding sequence ATGAGCACCTCCCCAGAGCGGATTGTTCCAACGGATCTGCGGAATGAAATGTCCCGGTCTTACCTGGAATACGCGATGAGCGTAATTGTAGGTCGGGCATTGCCAGATGCGAGGGATGGTCTGAAACCCGTTCATCGTCGAATTCTCTACGCTATGCATGAGCTGGGGCTAACCGCAGACCGCCCCTTCCGTAAATGTGCTCGTGTGGTTGGGGAAGTGCTAGGTAAGTACCACCCTCACGGTGATACAGCCGTTTACGATGCCTTAGTTCGCATGGCCCAAGACTTTTCCATGCGCGCTCCCTTAATTAACGGGCACGGCAACTTTGGCTCCATCGATAACGACCCCCCCGCCGCGATGCGATACACCGAGTGTCGCTTGCAGTCGCTAACGATGAACGCCCTCCTACGGGACATTGAGTCGGACACCGTTGACTTTGGTGATAACTTTGATGGCTCCCAGCAAGAACCCTTAGTACTGCCAGCCCAGATTCCGCAACTGCTGCTGAATGGCTCCTCTGGAATTGCCGTCGGAATGGCGACCAACATTCCCCCCCACAATTTAGGAGAGCTGGTTGATGGCTTAACCGCCTTAATTCAAAATCCGGATTTGAGCGATGCTGAACTCATCCGCCTGATTCCTGGCCCAGATTTTCCGACTGGTGGTCAAATTCTGGGTACCAGTGGGATTCGCGAAGCTTACATGACGGGCCGTGGTTCCATCACCATGCGGGGTGTGGCCAGCATTGAGACGATTGAGCATCGAGGTCGCCCCGATCGCGAAGCCATTATCATTACCGAACTGCCTTATCAAACCAACAAGGCAGCGCTGATCGAAAAGATCGCGGAAATGGTCAACGAGAAGCGCCTAGAAGGTATTTCTGACATTCGAGATGAGAGCGATCGCGATGGTATGCGAATCGTGATCGAACTTAAGCGTGATGCTTATCCTCGCGTCGTGTTGAATAACCTCTACAAGCAAACCCCCATCCAGGCGAACTTTGGGGTGAATACGCTGGCGTTGGTGAATGGCGAACCTCAGACCCTAGCGCTGAAGCAGTGCCTCCAGGTCTTCCTCGACTTCCGAATTGAGACAATCATTCGGCGCACCCGCTATGAGTTGCGGAAGGCGGAAGATCGAGATCACATGCTGCAAGGTCTTTTGATTGCGCTGACCAATCTAGATACCATTATTGATTTGATTCGGCACGCGGCAGATGCCCCTACTGCGAAGCAAGAGCTAATCGACACTTATGGCCTTTCCGAAGCTCAGTCAGACGCCATTTTGCAAATGCAGCTGCGGCGTTTAACGGCCTTAGAAGCAGAAAAAATTCAGCAAGAGCACGATGATTTGCAAGCCCAAATCGCCAACTTGCAAGACATTCTGGCTCGGCGAGAACGAATTCTAGAGATCATCTCTACTGAAATCGCTCAGCTTAAAGCAACCCACGCCACGCCTCGTCGCACTGTCATTGAGCAGGCAGAAGGGGAAATTGGCGATATAGACCTGATTGCTAACGAGAAAGCCCTGATTCTGCTCACCGAGCAGGGCTACATCAAACGCATGCCTGTCAACACTTTTGAAGCTCAAAGCCGAGCCACCAGAGGTAAAGCGGGCACCCGGATGAAGGAAGACGACGGCGTTGAACACTTCATCACTTGCTGCGACCACGATAGCGTCTTGTTCTTCAGCGATCGCGGGGTAGTTTACTGCCTCAAGGCTTACCAAATTCCAGTCGGGTCAAGGACTTCGCGGGGGATGCCAGTGGTACAAATGCTACCCATTCCCAGAGACGAGAAGATTACTTCTATTGTCCCAGTTTCGGAATTTAGCAGTGACGAATACTTGGTGATGCTGACCTGTGGCGGTTTCATCAAGAAAACTGCTCTCTCTGCCTTCAGCAACATTCGCACCAACGGCTTGATTGCCATCTCCCTAGAAGAAGGCGATCAACTGCGTTGGGTGCGGCGGGCGCGTGTGGAAGACAGCATCATCATTGGCTCTAGCCAGGGTATGGCGATTCACTTCCGAGCGAACAACGATCAACTCCGTCCGTTGGGCCGAGCCACCCGTGGAGTCAAATCCATGAATTTACGCCCTGGCGATCAACTGATCAGCATGGACATCTTGCCCGCTAGTGTTGTTGCTAATATCGCCTCTGGCCCTGAAGTGGAGGAAGAAGAGGAACTAGAAACAGAAGAAGCAGTGCTTGCAGAAACCCAAGGGCCTTGGGTGCTAGTGGTAACCAGCTCAGGCTATGGCAAGCGCGTACCCGTGTCTCAGTTCCGGTTACAAAATCGAGCGGGCAAAGGTACGATCGCAACTAAATTCAAGTCCCGGCGTGCTGTTGACAAACTAGTCGCTTTACGAGTCGTCAATGAAGAAGATGAACTGATGATAATTACCAGTCGGGGCATCATTATTCGTCAAGCGATCAAGGCTATTTCTTCGCAGTCACGGGCAGCTACAGGGGTGCGGGTGCAGCGACTGGATGGAGATGATGCGATCGCCGCAGTGGCTTTAGTACCCCCCTCGGCTGAAGGCGCGGACGAAGAAATTGAAGAATAA
- a CDS encoding histone deacetylase produces MVAVIYSDEFLDHKTGRFHPERPERLTATVAALKATPWADQLQWRSPTPVEQRPIMTDLGRVHPPTYIEKIQQLAQRGGGYLDPDTPVSPRSYDVALLAVSAWLDGVDQVLQTGNPAFVLARPPGHHALSDCGMGFCLFSNAAIAAYYALEQPGINRVVILDWDVHHGNGTQAIVENHPQIAYCSLHESPNYPGTGLATERGFHHNVLNLPMPMGSTMASYQPLFEQKVLPFLTSFQPDLLIISAGYDANHDDPLSGISLKPEDYGIFTQYCLQLTPKIVFGLEGGYDLPTLSESVVETIKSCLVKP; encoded by the coding sequence ATGGTGGCCGTAATTTACTCGGATGAGTTTTTGGACCACAAAACGGGTCGTTTTCATCCAGAGCGACCGGAACGTTTAACGGCGACAGTGGCAGCACTCAAGGCGACACCTTGGGCCGACCAGTTGCAGTGGCGATCGCCGACCCCGGTTGAGCAACGCCCGATCATGACGGATTTGGGTCGCGTACACCCACCCACTTACATCGAGAAAATTCAGCAATTAGCGCAGCGGGGTGGGGGATACTTAGATCCAGATACTCCCGTTTCCCCTCGCAGCTATGACGTGGCTTTACTGGCTGTTAGCGCTTGGTTAGATGGCGTGGATCAGGTGCTGCAAACAGGCAACCCTGCGTTTGTGCTAGCACGTCCACCGGGACACCACGCCTTGAGTGATTGTGGGATGGGTTTTTGTTTGTTCTCTAACGCGGCGATCGCGGCATATTACGCCTTAGAGCAACCTGGCATCAATCGGGTCGTAATTTTAGATTGGGATGTACATCACGGCAATGGCACTCAGGCGATCGTCGAAAATCATCCTCAGATTGCTTATTGTTCGCTGCATGAGTCTCCTAATTACCCTGGCACGGGTTTGGCGACGGAACGTGGTTTTCATCACAATGTGTTGAATTTGCCCATGCCGATGGGTAGCACAATGGCAAGTTACCAACCCTTATTCGAGCAAAAAGTTCTGCCGTTTCTCACTAGTTTTCAGCCCGATTTATTAATAATCAGTGCTGGGTATGATGCCAATCATGATGATCCTCTGTCTGGCATTTCACTCAAACCAGAAGACTACGGAATTTTTACCCAATACTGTTTGCAATTAACCCCAAAGATCGTTTTTGGTTTAGAAGGTGGATATGATCTACCCACTCTTTCTGAATCTGTTGTAGAAACCATTAAGAGTTGCCTAGTTAAACCGTAG
- the tsaE gene encoding tRNA (adenosine(37)-N6)-threonylcarbamoyltransferase complex ATPase subunit type 1 TsaE — protein MAVEFLTFVLPDAAATRSLGLTLGQALPAGSTLLLEGDLGSGKTTLVQGLGVGLGIADTIDSPTFTLINEYMEGRLPLYHLDLYRLQPTEVAPLNLESYWEGIDYPLGIMAIEWAERLPYLPESYLQVHLRYQGEAGGDQAGDEAIAPQPVSGRYVELVGVGGFDLDFLQNLAVG, from the coding sequence ATGGCAGTTGAGTTTCTTACATTCGTCCTTCCAGATGCCGCCGCTACGCGATCGCTTGGCTTGACGTTGGGGCAAGCCTTACCTGCTGGTAGTACCCTCCTGCTAGAAGGCGATTTGGGCAGTGGCAAAACTACTTTAGTTCAAGGCTTGGGGGTAGGTTTAGGCATTGCAGACACCATAGATAGTCCTACCTTTACGCTCATCAATGAGTACATGGAAGGTCGGTTGCCACTCTACCACCTGGACTTGTACCGCTTGCAGCCTACCGAAGTTGCGCCCCTCAATTTAGAGAGTTATTGGGAGGGAATCGATTACCCTTTGGGCATTATGGCGATCGAGTGGGCCGAACGATTGCCTTATTTGCCAGAATCTTACTTGCAGGTGCATTTGCGCTATCAAGGCGAGGCTGGAGGCGACCAAGCGGGGGACGAAGCAATCGCCCCTCAACCAGTTTCTGGACGCTACGTTGAGTTAGTTGGTGTAGGCGGGTTTGACTTAGATTTCCTGCAAAATTTAGCGGTAGGTTGA
- a CDS encoding alpha/beta fold hydrolase has protein sequence MFAQFQQLQMQTSSATINLLKGGNGYPILLLHGYPQTHVMWHKVAPRLAQDFTVVVSDLRGYGDSSKPEAEADHASYAKRVMAQDQVEVMQQLGYEEFYVVGHDRGARVAHRMALDYPQHIKKLAVLDIVPTYELYDTTDQEFATAYYHWFFLIQAHPLPETLIGTNPEYFLRTCLERWSKNFVAFTPEALAEYIRCFSQPETIRATCEDYRAGASIDLIHDRADLTQKIICPLLVLWGSQGIIGRKYDVLKIWQERAKTVLGEAIASGHFLPEEAPEATYQALYEFLKA, from the coding sequence ATGTTTGCTCAATTTCAGCAGCTACAAATGCAGACTAGTAGCGCGACCATCAACTTGCTGAAGGGTGGCAATGGCTATCCCATCTTGCTACTACATGGCTATCCGCAAACCCATGTGATGTGGCATAAAGTGGCTCCCCGCCTAGCCCAAGACTTTACCGTTGTGGTGAGTGATTTAAGAGGTTATGGAGATAGCTCTAAACCAGAAGCAGAAGCTGACCATGCCAGCTATGCCAAGCGAGTCATGGCCCAAGACCAGGTTGAGGTGATGCAGCAGTTGGGCTATGAGGAGTTTTATGTGGTAGGGCACGATCGCGGCGCTAGAGTGGCACATCGCATGGCCTTAGACTATCCTCAGCACATTAAGAAGTTGGCAGTATTAGATATTGTCCCAACTTACGAGCTGTACGATACGACCGATCAAGAATTTGCAACAGCCTACTATCACTGGTTTTTTCTAATTCAAGCTCACCCCTTACCAGAAACCTTGATCGGTACAAATCCTGAATATTTTCTCCGTACTTGTTTAGAGCGCTGGAGCAAGAACTTCGTAGCATTTACGCCGGAAGCTTTAGCAGAATACATTCGTTGCTTTAGTCAGCCCGAAACGATTCGAGCAACTTGTGAAGATTACCGTGCTGGGGCCTCGATCGATTTAATTCACGATCGCGCTGATTTAACCCAAAAAATTATTTGCCCTCTACTCGTTCTATGGGGTAGTCAAGGCATTATTGGACGCAAGTATGATGTTTTGAAAATTTGGCAAGAAAGAGCCAAAACTGTATTAGGTGAGGCGATCGCTTCTGGTCATTTTCTACCTGAAGAAGCTCCAGAAGCAACTTATCAAGCTTTATACGAATTTCTAAAAGCCTAA
- a CDS encoding ATP-binding cassette domain-containing protein, with protein MAEPLTEPKDLANRNSMAEPLIELKGVSKTFGNNVVLDNADLTIHRGEALAIIGPSGTGKSTILRIIAGLLAPDAGEVYVQGQRRQGLIEDSADPIGIGMVFQQAALFDSLTVAENVGFLLYEHSNLSRRRIRELVNQKLEMVGLAGIGDRLPAELSGGMRKRVSFARAIMANPDNPDGSPEVLLYDEPTAGLDPIASTVIEDLVRQLQSVQGGCSSYAMVTHQDSTIRRTADRIVFLYQGKVQWQGTVNDIDTTDHPLVRQFFSGSVEGPIQVIG; from the coding sequence ATGGCTGAGCCACTGACAGAACCTAAAGACCTTGCTAATCGGAACTCTATGGCTGAGCCACTGATTGAACTGAAAGGAGTGTCTAAAACATTTGGCAACAATGTGGTGTTGGATAATGCCGATCTAACCATTCATCGCGGAGAAGCCCTAGCCATTATTGGCCCTTCCGGAACTGGCAAGTCAACGATTTTGCGGATTATTGCGGGCCTGTTGGCACCGGATGCAGGTGAAGTTTACGTGCAAGGACAACGACGGCAAGGATTGATTGAAGACAGTGCTGACCCGATTGGAATTGGCATGGTATTTCAGCAAGCCGCTTTGTTCGACTCCCTAACGGTGGCAGAGAATGTGGGTTTCTTGCTGTACGAGCATTCCAATTTATCGCGACGACGTATTCGAGAACTGGTCAATCAAAAATTGGAAATGGTGGGCTTAGCTGGGATTGGCGATCGCTTACCTGCCGAGCTTTCTGGAGGGATGCGCAAACGGGTGAGTTTTGCTCGTGCCATTATGGCAAATCCAGACAATCCAGATGGCTCCCCAGAAGTCCTCCTCTACGACGAACCCACCGCAGGACTAGACCCGATCGCCTCGACAGTGATTGAAGATTTGGTGCGGCAACTACAGAGCGTACAAGGTGGCTGTAGCTCCTACGCTATGGTGACCCACCAAGATAGTACAATTCGCCGAACTGCCGATCGGATTGTGTTTCTTTACCAAGGTAAAGTGCAGTGGCAAGGCACAGTCAATGATATTGATACTACAGATCACCCTTTAGTTCGACAATTTTTTAGTGGCAGTGTAGAAGGGCCGATCCAGGTAATTGGTTAA